The window AAACTGTTGTTACTGCCCGACGAAAACTGCCTGCGTACAATAATGCTTAACGCCTGCTGGCTTCGGTTGTTATTATCGGATAGGTAAGTGGCCACATCATCCTTTACCGATGGATCGGTAGGGAAGTTAAAGTCGAAGTCGATGACAGGTAATAACAACGATTTGGTCAGGATCAGTTCGGCCTGTACCAATACCTGCTTATTACCCTGCGGCGATTGCAGGCCCGCGGCAGTATACAACGGCGAACGATCTGTACGTACCTCGTATAGCGCTTTCAGGTTTATCTCGGCATTTGCCGGGTTGCCTGTCCACCTGATGGTACCGCCCTGGCTTACGGTAAAGTTTTTACTGATAAAGTTTTTGGCGGTAAATTCAAATTTGCCCGTGGTTATTAAAAAGTCGCCATACATTTCAAAATCGCCCAGGCTGTTAATGTTCAGCTTTAGGTTATTGGCTACCCCGCTGCCTTCCAGCAATCCATAATCGGTGGCTATTCTTACTACGGTTTTTTCATCGGCGGTTAAATCAAAATTAAGGGTTACGCCGTTGAATGCACGCTCTTTGGCTACAACCTTTGCGGTATCGCTATGGCTTACAAATTTTATAAAATCGTATTCGCTTGCTGTTGATGAGGTATTAAGCGGGATATTGAAAATTGTGCCTGCCTCGGTACGCGCGGTTATATCAATTTTCATGTTATCAACCGGCCCTTTAAAGCTAAAGTTTCCGGTGCCATAAGCAGTACCGTAATAAACATGGTTGTCCTTAAAAGTGGTATTCAGTGCCAGAAGGTTTTTTGCAACCAGGTCAACCTCAATATCCGGATTAGATGGGTTATTCAAATCTACCGTTCCATTGGCCGTGCCTGTGCCGCCTTTTTTATCTTTTAGCACCATGTTGTCTACCTTAATAATGCTATTGGTTACGTTTACTTTGGTATTGACGGTATAAGCCGTTTTTAAATAATTAACGGTTACACCTGTGTTTACCAGGGTTACATCACCATTCAGTTGCGGTTTTGATAATGGCCCCGTCAGCTTCAGGTTGGTAGATATATTGCCTTTAATATCTGATACCAGGTCTTTAATAAAGGGTTCAAAAATGATAGCCTCGGTTTGGTTCATTTTTACATCAAAGTCAAGGTTGTTTTCTGTATCTTTTCCAAAGGCGTATATACCCGATAGGTTCATGGTTTCCAGGCCGCGGTTCACGATGTTTAATTTCATATCGGCCTGCTTGCGGTCGTTATCCAGCGCTGATACCAGTTTTACATTGCCGATAAGCGTTTTATTCATGGTAAGCGAATCGATAGACAGTTTTGCGTCAACCCCGGGATCTGCGGTAATGGCGGTCATGTTTACATCACCATTAAGGTAGCCCTTTAAAAATATGCCCGATGTTTTGGTAAGCTGGTTAAGCGTACGCATATTAAATTGCTCAAACGAGAGTTTTAATACATCAGTAGGGTTATCAGATATAAAACCGTTTATCCGTACCTTCTGGGTTCCGTTTGATAACTCAAAGCCGGTTACCTGGGTTTTGCCATTAAGCAGGCGGATACGTACCTGGTCTTGTATTTTCCATTTTTCGTGCTCCAGGATCACATCCGAGGGTAATAGTTTTAATTTGGCGGTAGTATCTTTACCAAATTCAACCAGGCCGTATAAATCCAGCTGGTTCACCGCATTTTTATCGGATAGCTTAACGTTAAAATTTAAACTATCGTTTTTAAGAAAGTTGGTTATGTTAATGTCCTTTATAAAAAGGCTGTCGGTTAGGTCAACTTTTTTTAGCGAAACGTTAAGCCCCAGCAAATTGTCGGATGTGCTTTCATCAATAATAAAATCATGAAAAACTGTTTTGCCGAATTTAAACGTTTTGATGTAGCCCGATAGCGTAGCTGTTTTGTTATTGGAATCAAAATGCCCGGTAAAATTCCCCTGGTCGGGGATTTTTAATTCGGGTAAAAATATTGATGTAAGCGGATCGAGTTTTTTGATGGTCAGGTTAAAATCAAACTCTTCCGGCTTGGGTGGTACAATAGTAGTTTGTAACGAGGGGATATACTTTTTAACAATGGTTTTAAAATACGATGGCAGGGTAGCAAGGTCAAAACTGCCTTTAATATTGGCATCCGCAAAATCAGATTTAAGGGCTATCTCCCTTGCATTACCGCTGCCATTGGCCGATAGGTAAAGTGAGTCGGCCTGGTAGTTATTGCGTGGGTCTACAATTTTTATGGGCGATAGCAAAATATTGCCCTGTAAGTTTTTGAGGTCATCGCCCTTGAACGTGGTTTTTAGCTGCGTACTAAGGGTGATAGTATCTTTTATCAGTTTTAAGGCGTTTAATTTGGCATCCTTAATAGTGGCAGCTAAATCATAAGCAGGCAGCTGGCCGTTTAGATTTACCTTGCCCTTCAGGTCCAGCTTTATGTTTTTGTCATTGATAGTAATATGCCCATCAGCAAGTTTTTTTATAAACGAGCCATTGATGGTAAGGTTATTATAAGTGTAATTATTAAAATCGATGTATTTGATTTTAGCATCGCCCTTTTCGCTCAGGGTTTTCAGGTCGTCGCCGCTGCCTTTTATGTTTGATGTAAACGTGGTGCGGCCCAGGCTGTTTTCATCAAGCAGGGTGCCCAGGTCAAAGTTAAAAGCATCCAGTTTACCGCTGTAACTGGGGTTCCCTTTTTTGTCAATCTTTAAATTAATGTCCGAATCGAAGCGGCCAAGTTTGGTTTTAAAAATACCGTATGCCACAAAATCGTTCTGCAAGCCGCTAAACCTGCCTGTGAAATTGATATTACCAAATTTGTTAATAATATCGGGAACTTTTAGGTTAGGCTGGCCCGAAAAATGACTGATAAGATAATCGATATCTTTTTTGTTGGATGCTATCTGGTCAAACCTTAACTCCAGGAAGGTGTTATTCCAATCGGGCAGGCCCCTTAAATTAAAATCGCCTTTTATAAAGGTAGCCTGGCCGCCGGTTATGGTAACTCCTTTTGATTTTAGATTGCTAACCGGCCCATGGGCCCGGCCATCCAAACCAAGATCGAAGCTTACTTTTTCGAGCCCGCTGGTAAAGTAGGCGATATCTGCCGATGATACCCGCGACGATTTAAAATCGCCATCCATGTAAACCTTCGTGTTAAATTCATCAAAATCGCTAAACGATTTGAATTTCATCCTGAAATAATCTTTCAAATCAGAATGCCCGGTTTTTAAATGAAGGTTTTGAGCCAGGATCTGGTTAGTATCTATGGTGATGTTTGAGGTTAAATTTTTAACGTAAAACCCGCTTTTTTCTACAAGTGTTAGCTTTTGCACGTTGCCTTTAAACAGGTGGTTTTTGATATCCATGTTTAAAACTACCGTGCTAAAATGTTTTACATCAATATCGTCAAAATTAACCTGGGCCATTGCGGTATCAATCAGCTGGTTTTTGTACCGGAAGTGGAAGTTGTTAATAGTGATCTTATCAAAATTAAGTGTCCAGGGTTTGCTGGTGGTTTTTGCAGTATCGCCCGAGTTAAAATAGTTGATAATAAAATCGAGGTTGGTGGTACTGTCCTTTTGTTTTTTAAGGTAAAACGAGCCGTTATCAAGCTCGATGGCCGAAAAAGTGATAAGCCGTTGTTTGATGCTGTTAAAAATAGAGAATCCATTAATATCTACTGCCAGCTTAGGGGTATTCAGCAGCGTATCCTTCTTTTTATCCAGTACATATAAGCCTTCAATAACTACGGTGCTAAAAGGCCTTATGTAAAGGCTTTTTATACTTACTGTAGTACGCAATTCATCCGACAAATATTTGGTCGCTTTTTTAGCAGCCCATGTTTGTACAGGTTTATATTGAAAAGCCAATAAAAGTATGCTAAGTGTCAATAATATCAACAACACCAGCCCGAATACTATTTTGAGTGCTTTTTTAATAACTTTGCCTTTTTAATTAATGAGTTATTGAATTATTGATTTATTGAATTTTCTTTCATTTACAATTTAACCAAATGATAGTTTGAAAAACATTTACTAAATCAATAATTCACTAATTCAATAAATCAATAATTTAAAACTGTGCCTGTAATATTAGGAATTGAATCTTCTTGCGATGACACATCTGCCTCTGTTTGCGTTGATGGGGTTATCCTGAGCAATGTTATTGCTAACCAAAGCATTCATGAGGCATATGGCGGCGTTGTCCCCGAGCTTGCCTCAAGGGTACATCAGCAAAATATTGTTCCTGCCGTTCAACAAGCACTATTGAACGCAAAAGTAAACAAAAATGATATTGATGCGGTAGCTTTTACCCGCGGGCCGGGCCTTTTAGGCTCATTATTAGTTGGTGTATCGTTCGCCAAGGCATTTGCGCTTGCCCAAAACGCGCCATTGGTCGAAATTAATCACATGCAGGCCCATATCCTGGCCCACTTTATTGGCGATCATAAGCCCGTGTTTCCATTTTTATGCCTTACCGTATCGGGCGGGCACACGCAAATAGTTTTGGTAAAAGATTATTTTGAAATGGAAATTATTGGCCAAACACTGGATGATGCCGCAGGCGAAGCTATGGATAAAACCAGTAAGATATTAGGCTTACCTTATCCGGGTGGCCCGCTTATAGATAAATACGCTCGGCAGGGTAATCCGGATGCTTACAAGTTCCCCGAGCCACAGATCCCGGGCTTTGATTTTAGTTTTAGCGGACTCAAAACATCGATATTGTATTTTATTCGCGATAACGTGGCCAGGAACCCCGATTTTATCAGCGAAAACATGGCCGATATTTGCGCATCGGTTGAAAAACGGATAGCAACCATATTGCTCAATAAATTTGAAAGGGCGGCAAAAGAGTACGGTATTAAACAATTGGCATTGGCCGGCGGCGTATCGGCCAATACAGGTTTAAGATTGGGCCTGCAGGCCCTTTGCGAAAAAAACGGCTGGGAAAGCTTTATTCCGGCTATGCAATATTGTACAGATAACGCTGCCATGATTGCAATTGCCGGTTACTATAAATATTTAAAAGGTGAATTTGCAGGGCAGGAAATTGCACCTATGGCAAGAATGATATTTTAATTTTGAATTACTGAATTATTGAATTGAAGGGAATGTCTAATAACTACTTTGCAATTCTAATCAGTAATTCACTAATTCAATAAATCAATAATTATGAGTATTCCATCATTAATATTCTGGGCGGTTTTTGTGCTGCCGCTGGTTGCATTTTTAGTATGGCTAATGCGCCAGGATAAAAAGAAAGGCGTTACAGGGCTTATTGTATTGGCCATTACCGTTATAGGCGGTATTATTTACATGTACGTTAAAACGGGTGGCAAATAGTTGATTAGTTAAGTGGTTGATTAAGTTAATGGACTTAGAAGCTGTTTGAAAATAAAAGAAAGACGATTATTGAGCGTTAAACCCATGCGACACGCAGCGGAGTATAGCATGGCGGAGACGACTCACCCCGGCTACGCTGCGCTGGCCGACCCTCTCTCCGGCTTACGCCGCATAGAGGGTTTAGGAAATTTATATTTTGTAAGTAATTGATTAATAATACACTACTATGCGGAGCCCTCTTTCCACCGGAGGTGAAGAGAGGGTGGCCCAGCGTAGCGTCGGCCGGGTGAGTCGTGGCCGGCGTTCAACCGGATGTATATATAGCCTAATACGTGATGGTGTGTATAAAGCAATGACGTTTTTATTTAATAGAGCTTCTTAGGCATGTTGATTATATTTTATGAAGCTGGAAAATAATTGGC is drawn from Mucilaginibacter ginsenosidivorax and contains these coding sequences:
- the tsaD gene encoding tRNA (adenosine(37)-N6)-threonylcarbamoyltransferase complex transferase subunit TsaD, translated to MPVILGIESSCDDTSASVCVDGVILSNVIANQSIHEAYGGVVPELASRVHQQNIVPAVQQALLNAKVNKNDIDAVAFTRGPGLLGSLLVGVSFAKAFALAQNAPLVEINHMQAHILAHFIGDHKPVFPFLCLTVSGGHTQIVLVKDYFEMEIIGQTLDDAAGEAMDKTSKILGLPYPGGPLIDKYARQGNPDAYKFPEPQIPGFDFSFSGLKTSILYFIRDNVARNPDFISENMADICASVEKRIATILLNKFERAAKEYGIKQLALAGGVSANTGLRLGLQALCEKNGWESFIPAMQYCTDNAAMIAIAGYYKYLKGEFAGQEIAPMARMIF
- a CDS encoding translocation/assembly module TamB domain-containing protein, translating into MAFQYKPVQTWAAKKATKYLSDELRTTVSIKSLYIRPFSTVVIEGLYVLDKKKDTLLNTPKLAVDINGFSIFNSIKQRLITFSAIELDNGSFYLKKQKDSTTNLDFIINYFNSGDTAKTTSKPWTLNFDKITINNFHFRYKNQLIDTAMAQVNFDDIDVKHFSTVVLNMDIKNHLFKGNVQKLTLVEKSGFYVKNLTSNITIDTNQILAQNLHLKTGHSDLKDYFRMKFKSFSDFDEFNTKVYMDGDFKSSRVSSADIAYFTSGLEKVSFDLGLDGRAHGPVSNLKSKGVTITGGQATFIKGDFNLRGLPDWNNTFLELRFDQIASNKKDIDYLISHFSGQPNLKVPDIINKFGNINFTGRFSGLQNDFVAYGIFKTKLGRFDSDINLKIDKKGNPSYSGKLDAFNFDLGTLLDENSLGRTTFTSNIKGSGDDLKTLSEKGDAKIKYIDFNNYTYNNLTINGSFIKKLADGHITINDKNIKLDLKGKVNLNGQLPAYDLAATIKDAKLNALKLIKDTITLSTQLKTTFKGDDLKNLQGNILLSPIKIVDPRNNYQADSLYLSANGSGNAREIALKSDFADANIKGSFDLATLPSYFKTIVKKYIPSLQTTIVPPKPEEFDFNLTIKKLDPLTSIFLPELKIPDQGNFTGHFDSNNKTATLSGYIKTFKFGKTVFHDFIIDESTSDNLLGLNVSLKKVDLTDSLFIKDINITNFLKNDSLNFNVKLSDKNAVNQLDLYGLVEFGKDTTAKLKLLPSDVILEHEKWKIQDQVRIRLLNGKTQVTGFELSNGTQKVRINGFISDNPTDVLKLSFEQFNMRTLNQLTKTSGIFLKGYLNGDVNMTAITADPGVDAKLSIDSLTMNKTLIGNVKLVSALDNDRKQADMKLNIVNRGLETMNLSGIYAFGKDTENNLDFDVKMNQTEAIIFEPFIKDLVSDIKGNISTNLKLTGPLSKPQLNGDVTLVNTGVTVNYLKTAYTVNTKVNVTNSIIKVDNMVLKDKKGGTGTANGTVDLNNPSNPDIEVDLVAKNLLALNTTFKDNHVYYGTAYGTGNFSFKGPVDNMKIDITARTEAGTIFNIPLNTSSTASEYDFIKFVSHSDTAKVVAKERAFNGVTLNFDLTADEKTVVRIATDYGLLEGSGVANNLKLNINSLGDFEMYGDFLITTGKFEFTAKNFISKNFTVSQGGTIRWTGNPANAEINLKALYEVRTDRSPLYTAAGLQSPQGNKQVLVQAELILTKSLLLPVIDFDFNFPTDPSVKDDVATYLSDNNNRSQQALSIIVRRQFSSGSNNSLTNQVISTAGDAVTEFAFNKLNNLIAQSNIKNFDLNIRSFNEASASLRFFNDRLSFNGSLFTNTASNDLFNNNNTTLFNQSFNSINKDFEALYRIRKDGNLTARYSYRILNSTTLNNLNNQLLPQYVNGLGLVYQRDFDTFREFIRNLFRSGKRAQAPVTPLPVTNPNPIVTKPDDDDQ